The genomic region CGGCAAGGTCGTCACGACCCGCTGGCCGGACCCGGCCGACGCCCCCACCGGCGTCGACCTCGGCTTCCCCCGCAACCACTGAGCCGCAACCACTGAGCCCCTCCCGGGACACCCAGGTCAGAGCCCCCGGGTACCGCGGATGCGGTACCCGGCCGGGGTCCCGTACTCCCCTGGGAGGGTTGGGGGATCAGCCTGCAAGCTGTCAGGGGCCGACAGGTCCGGCCCGTACTGTTGACGCATGGATCTTCGACTGCCCGCACTGCGGCGGCCGCGACGGTGGATCGCCGCCGCGGCCGTTGTCGTGGTGCTCGCCGGCGCCGGCACCTGGAGTGCCGTCGCCTCCGACGGGGCACCCGCGGTACACCGCACCGACCAGCTCATCAGTACGGGCGACGGGGTGAGAATCGACACCTCGTACTTCACCGGCGACGCCTCCGGACGCCGCCCCGCCGTCCTGCTCGCGCACGGCTTCGGCGGCAGCAAGAAGGACGTACGGGCCCAGGCCGAGGACCTGGCGCGCGACGGGTACGCGGTCCTGACGTGGTCGGCCCGCGGCTTCGGCAGATCCACGGGCAAGATCGGGCTGAACGACCCCGAGGGCGAGGTCGCCGACGCCTCCAAGCTGATCGACTGGCTTGCCAAGCGTCCGGAGGTCGAGCTCGACAAGACCGGCGACCCGCGCGTCGGCGCCGCCGGTGCCTCGTACGGTGGGGCGGTCTCGCTCCTCGCGGCCGGTTACGACCAGCGGGTGGACGCCATCGCCCCGGCGATCACGTACTGGAGCCTCGCGGACGCGCTGTTCCCGAACGGCGTCTTCAAGAAGCTGTGGGCCGGCATCTTCATCAACTCCGGCGGCGGCTGCGACAAGTTCGAGCAGCAGTTGTGCGAGATGTACGAGCGGGTCGCGGAGTCCGGCACACCGGACGCGGCGGCGACGAAGCTCCTGGAGGAGCGCAGCCCCTCCGCCGTCGGCGACCGCATCAAGGTCCCCACGCTCATCATGCAGGGCCAGACCGACTCGCTCTTCCCGCTCGGCCAGGCCGACGTGATGGCCAAGGCGATCAAGGCCAACGGCGCTCCGGTGGACGTCGACTGGATCTCCGGCGGCCACGACGGCGGCGACATGGAGGTGGACCGGGTCCAGGGGCGGGTGCAGTCCTGGTTCGACCGCTATCTGAAGGACGAGAAGGGCGTCGACACCGGCCCCGCCTTCCGGGTCACCCGGACCCTCGGCCTGGGCTCCGGCGACGGAGAGCCGCGGCTGGGCAGCGCGACCGAGGACAGCTACCCCGGCCTGTCGAGTGCGGGGCGCTCGATCGCCCTGACCGGGCGCGAGCAGCGCTTCGACAACCCGGCGGGCTCCAGTCCGCCCGCCATCTCGGCCCTGCCCGGCCTCGGCGGCGGTGGCCTGTCCCAGCTGTCGTCCCTCGGGGTCGGGGTGTCCCTCGACTTCCGCGGCCAGTACGCCTCGTTCGAGTCGGCGCCCCTGAAGGAGGACCTGCAGATCACAGGTTCGCCGACGGTGACGGTCCACGTGAAGTCGACGAGCGAGGACGCGGTCCTCTTCGCGAAGCTGTACGACGTCGGGCCGGGCGGCGGCGCCCAGCCGGTACTGCCCTCGCAACTGGTCGAGCCCGTCCGGGTGGCGGACGCCAAGGCCGGCAAGGACGTACGGATCACCCTGCCGGCGATCGACCACGAGGTGGACGACGGCCACCGGCTGCGCCTGGTCCTCGCCTCGACGGACCTCGGCTACGCCTCACCGACGGCCCCGGCGACGTACACCGTCTCCCAGAAGAGCGGCCTGACCGTGCCCGCGCCGCTCGGCGGGGACACCGCCGCGCAGCCGCTGCCCGCGTGGGTGTGGTGGCTTCCGCTCGCCGGTGCCGCGCTCGCGCTGGCGCTGTTGCGTCCCGCACGGCGCCGCAACTCCTCGCCCTCGACGCCCGCCCCGGACCCGGCACAGGCCGAAGTCCCGCTCCAGATCACGGACTTGAGCAAGCGGTACGCCAAGTCGGCGGACCGCTACGCCGTGCGGGACCTCAGCTTCCGCGTGGAGAAGGGCCAGGTCCTGGGCCTGCTGGGGCCGAACGGCGCGGGCAAGACCACGACACTGCGCATGCTGATGGGCCTGATCAAGCCGGACGCCGGAGAGATCCGAGTCTTCGGCCAGGTGATCCGGCCGGGCGCGCCGGTCCTGTCGCGCGTCGGGGCCTTCGTCGAGGGAGCGGGCTTCCTGCCGCACCTCTCCGGCCGCGAGAATCTCGAACTGTACTGGCGGGCGACGGGCCGCCCGCCCGAGGACGCGCACCTGGACGAGGCGCTGAAGATCGCGGGTCTCGGCGACGCACTGTCCCGAGCGGTACGGACCTACTCGCAAGGCATGCGCCAGCGCCTCGCCATCGCCCAGGCCATGCTCGGCATGCCGGACCTGCTCATCCTCGACGAACCGACCAACGGCCTCGACCCGCCACAGATCCGCGAGATGCGCGAGGTCATGATCCGCTACGCGGCGGCCGGACGCACGGTGATCGTCTCCAGCCACCTCCTCGCGGAGGTCGAGCAGTCCTGCACCCACCTGGTGGTCATGGACCACGGGAAGCTGGTCCAGGCGGGCCCGGTGGAGGAGATCATCGGCTCGGGCGACACGCTGCTGGTGGGCACGGCCACGCCGACGGACGAGCCCGTCGTGGAGAAGGTCGCCGCGCTGCCGGGTGTGGTCTCGGCCGTCCGCACCGACGACGGACTCCTGGTCCGGCTCGACGCGGACGGAAGCGCGCGGCGCCTGGTCGCCGAGCTCGTACGGATGGACGTACCCGTGGAGTCCGTGGGTCCCCACCGCCGTCTCGAAGACGCCTTCCTCACCCTGATCGGAGAGTCCGCATGAGCACGCTGGCCGACCGCGCGGAGGAGCGCGAGAAGGAGGGTGACGAGGAGCGCGAAGACGAGCGCGCCGGGGCCGGACGCGCCCAGCCCGTCGAGGTCGCCGACGGCTACCGCGCGGGCCGCACGCTGCCCCTGAGGGTCGAACTGGTCCGGCAGTTGAAGCGGCGCCGCACGATGGTCATGGGCGGGCTGCTGTTCGCCCTGCCCTTCATCCTGCTGATCGCCTTCCAGGTCGGCGACCCGGGGGGCGGCGGCAACGGCGCCCAGCGGGTCAACCTGATGGACACCGCGACCGCGTCCGGGGCCAACTTCGCCGCCGTGAACCTCTTCGCCTCCGCGGGCTTCCTGCTCGTCATCCCGGTGGCGCTGTTCTTCGGAGACACGGTCGCCTCGGAGGCGAGCTGGTCGTCGCTGCGCTATCTGCTCGCGGCGCCGGTACCGCGAGCCCGTCTGCTGTGGTCCAAGCTGGCCGTCGCCTTCGGACTCAGCCTGGCCGCGCTGGTACTGCTGCCGGTCGTCGCGCTCGCCGTCGGTACGGCGGCCTACGGCTGGGGCCCGCTGCAACTCCCCGTCGGCGGCACGCTGCCCACCGGGACCGCCGCCGTGCGCCTGCTGATCGTCGTGGCGTACATCCTCGTGTCCCAACTGGTCACCGCGGCCCTGGCGTTCTGGCTGTCGACCAGGACGGACGCCCCGCTGGGAGCGGTCGGCGGAGCGGTGGGGCTGACCATCATCGGCAACGTCCTCGACGAGGTGACGGCGCTCGGCGACTGGCGCCACTTCGTGCCCGCGCACTGGCAGTACGCATGGCTCGACGCCGTCCAGCCGCAGCTCGACTGGAGCGACATGATCCAGGGCACGTCGCTGTCTCTCACCTACGCGATGGTGCTGTTCGCCCTGGCCTTCCGCGGCTTCGCGCGCAAGGACGTGGTGTCGTAGCCACCGTTGCTTTGAGCCTCAACAGCTCTCAGCATTCCGGGCATTTCGGCCCGGAAGGTCCGTCTCGTCACCAGAGCTTGAGGGCTTCGGCTTGAGTACGGTCTCTCGTTTCTGTCTGCCGCTGGTGCGGCAGGGTTGCGCCACCTGCCCGCCCCGTCCCCGTCTTGCGGCGGGGACGGGTGGTGCGGGTCTTCTGGTCGGCTCCACGAGGCTTCGGCTCCGCCTTGGCGGGGCCCAGGTCTCCGGCCACTGCGGTACCTGTGTTCTGGGCCGCGAGTGCGGCCAGGTTGAGTGAGGCGTTGGCGTCCCGGTCGAGGACGAGGCCGCAGTGGTCGCATGTGAAGACGCGGACGCTGAGGGGCAGCTTGGCTTTCGCCACTCCACAGCCGGAGCATGTCTTCGACGACGGGTACCAGCGGTCGGCCACCACGAGGCGGCTGCCGCGCTGGGCGGTCTTGTAGGTGAGCTGGCGTCGGATCTCTCCGAACGCGGCGTCGGCGATCCGTCGGGACAGGCGGCGGTTGCGGCCCATCCCGGCGACGTTGAGGTCTTCGACGACAACCGTGCCGTACTCGGCGGCGAGGCGGGTCGTCAGCTTGTGGATCGTGTCCGCGCGGAGGTTCGCCACCCGGTGGTGGATCCGGTTGCGGGCGGCGTTGGCCTTCTCCCACCGCTTCGACGCTTTCTGTCCGGTGCGGCGGTCGGGGCCCTGGCGGCGGGATACGGTCCGGCTGGTCCGGCGAAGCTGCTTGAGTGCGGTGTCGAGGTGGCGCGGGTTGGGCTCCTCGTCAACGGTGCCGTCGCTGTCCGCGTACACGGCGAGGGTCTTGATGCCCAGGTCGATGCCGACAGCCGCGTCCAGGCGGCGGGCAGGCCCGGCCGGGAGGAGCTGTTCGGCCTGGAAGGAGACGAACCAGCGCAGGTGTTCCAGGCGGACGGTCGCGGACAGGATCCGTAGTTCACCCGCCTCGATGAGCGCGACCAGGTCGGGGCGGTGCTCGTGCAGGCGGACCGTGCCGAGGCGGGGCAGGGTGACGTGCCGGCCACCGGCCTCGATCCGGATGACGCCGGTGGTGAAGCGGCAGGTGCGGCGGGCGCGGCGCAGCGTCTTGAAGCGGGGGATGCCCATCGTGCGGCCCTTGCGTTTCCCGGACTTCGACTTCGCGTAGTTGTTGAAGGCGGCCGAGGCGCCTGCGAGTCCGGTGTTGTATGCCTCCTTGGAGTTCTCCTCCCACCAGGAGGCAAACCGCGGATCGGTCTTCTTCTTCTCGTTGAACGCCTTGCGCAGCGCGTACAGGGAGAAGTCCCGCCATGGCGTCAGCTCGTCCTCGCCGATGCCGTAGGACTGCTCGGCCTTGCGCTGCCACCACGCGGCGGTGACCCAGCCGACAGCCCAGTTGTATGCGGCGCGGGAGGCTCCGGTGTGCGACATCAGACGGCGGGATGCTTCGGCGCCCGGGTCCAGGGCCAGCTTGTGCGCGACGAGCTGGAAGCCGGGGCGCTGCTGGAACTTCTTCATTCGGCGGTCTCGCCGGTCGCGGCGGCGATCGCGCGGGCGGCGCGGCTCTTCGCCGCCCGCTGCCCGTACAGGCGGGCACACATCGACGTCAGGACTTCGGTGATGTCCCGCACCAGGTCATCGGCGGTCTCGGCGGGATCGAGGATGACCAGGCGCCGGCCGGACGCCGACAGTGCGGCGTCCAGGTGCTCGACGCCGAACCGGGCGAGGCGGTCGCGGTGCTCGACGACGATCACGGCCGTGGCCGGGTCG from Streptomyces sp. NBC_00878 harbors:
- the tnpB gene encoding IS607 family element RNA-guided endonuclease TnpB gives rise to the protein MKKFQQRPGFQLVAHKLALDPGAEASRRLMSHTGASRAAYNWAVGWVTAAWWQRKAEQSYGIGEDELTPWRDFSLYALRKAFNEKKKTDPRFASWWEENSKEAYNTGLAGASAAFNNYAKSKSGKRKGRTMGIPRFKTLRRARRTCRFTTGVIRIEAGGRHVTLPRLGTVRLHEHRPDLVALIEAGELRILSATVRLEHLRWFVSFQAEQLLPAGPARRLDAAVGIDLGIKTLAVYADSDGTVDEEPNPRHLDTALKQLRRTSRTVSRRQGPDRRTGQKASKRWEKANAARNRIHHRVANLRADTIHKLTTRLAAEYGTVVVEDLNVAGMGRNRRLSRRIADAAFGEIRRQLTYKTAQRGSRLVVADRWYPSSKTCSGCGVAKAKLPLSVRVFTCDHCGLVLDRDANASLNLAALAAQNTGTAVAGDLGPAKAEPKPRGADQKTRTTRPRRKTGTGRAGGATLPHQRQTETRDRTQAEALKLW
- a CDS encoding ABC transporter permease, giving the protein MSTLADRAEEREKEGDEEREDERAGAGRAQPVEVADGYRAGRTLPLRVELVRQLKRRRTMVMGGLLFALPFILLIAFQVGDPGGGGNGAQRVNLMDTATASGANFAAVNLFASAGFLLVIPVALFFGDTVASEASWSSLRYLLAAPVPRARLLWSKLAVAFGLSLAALVLLPVVALAVGTAAYGWGPLQLPVGGTLPTGTAAVRLLIVVAYILVSQLVTAALAFWLSTRTDAPLGAVGGAVGLTIIGNVLDEVTALGDWRHFVPAHWQYAWLDAVQPQLDWSDMIQGTSLSLTYAMVLFALAFRGFARKDVVS
- a CDS encoding alpha/beta fold hydrolase translates to MDLRLPALRRPRRWIAAAAVVVVLAGAGTWSAVASDGAPAVHRTDQLISTGDGVRIDTSYFTGDASGRRPAVLLAHGFGGSKKDVRAQAEDLARDGYAVLTWSARGFGRSTGKIGLNDPEGEVADASKLIDWLAKRPEVELDKTGDPRVGAAGASYGGAVSLLAAGYDQRVDAIAPAITYWSLADALFPNGVFKKLWAGIFINSGGGCDKFEQQLCEMYERVAESGTPDAAATKLLEERSPSAVGDRIKVPTLIMQGQTDSLFPLGQADVMAKAIKANGAPVDVDWISGGHDGGDMEVDRVQGRVQSWFDRYLKDEKGVDTGPAFRVTRTLGLGSGDGEPRLGSATEDSYPGLSSAGRSIALTGREQRFDNPAGSSPPAISALPGLGGGGLSQLSSLGVGVSLDFRGQYASFESAPLKEDLQITGSPTVTVHVKSTSEDAVLFAKLYDVGPGGGAQPVLPSQLVEPVRVADAKAGKDVRITLPAIDHEVDDGHRLRLVLASTDLGYASPTAPATYTVSQKSGLTVPAPLGGDTAAQPLPAWVWWLPLAGAALALALLRPARRRNSSPSTPAPDPAQAEVPLQITDLSKRYAKSADRYAVRDLSFRVEKGQVLGLLGPNGAGKTTTLRMLMGLIKPDAGEIRVFGQVIRPGAPVLSRVGAFVEGAGFLPHLSGRENLELYWRATGRPPEDAHLDEALKIAGLGDALSRAVRTYSQGMRQRLAIAQAMLGMPDLLILDEPTNGLDPPQIREMREVMIRYAAAGRTVIVSSHLLAEVEQSCTHLVVMDHGKLVQAGPVEEIIGSGDTLLVGTATPTDEPVVEKVAALPGVVSAVRTDDGLLVRLDADGSARRLVAELVRMDVPVESVGPHRRLEDAFLTLIGESA